The following proteins come from a genomic window of Denitromonas sp.:
- a CDS encoding cytochrome P460 family protein: MKAVLTRALLASAIALPLIATAGDFSPYVDAKGGISRPTDFRTGFVHLGSYAVLDEKSAARGLHDVYTEKASAEHYRKTGQFPDGATLVKEIRKLETSAMTTGDPVVWGSDAAVWFVMVKDAKGRFAGNPLWGDGWGWALFKADAPATNGAVSYEADCMGCHVPAAKTDRVFVQGYPTLKPR; this comes from the coding sequence ATGAAAGCCGTTCTCACCCGCGCGCTGCTCGCCAGCGCCATCGCCCTGCCACTGATCGCCACCGCCGGCGACTTCTCGCCCTATGTCGATGCCAAGGGCGGCATCAGCCGCCCGACCGACTTCCGCACCGGCTTTGTCCACCTGGGCTCGTATGCCGTGCTGGACGAAAAGTCCGCCGCCCGCGGCCTGCACGATGTGTACACCGAAAAGGCCTCCGCCGAGCACTACCGCAAGACCGGCCAGTTCCCCGACGGCGCCACACTGGTCAAGGAGATCCGCAAGCTCGAGACCAGCGCCATGACCACCGGCGACCCGGTGGTGTGGGGCTCGGACGCCGCGGTGTGGTTCGTGATGGTCAAGGATGCCAAGGGCCGCTTCGCAGGCAACCCGTTGTGGGGCGACGGCTGGGGCTGGGCCTTGTTCAAGGCCGACGCCCCCGCCACCAACGGCGCCGTCAGCTACGAGGCCGACTGCATGGGCTGCCATGTGCCCGCCGCCAAGACCGACCGCGTCTTCGTCCAGGGCTATCCAACGCTGAAACCGCGCTGA
- a CDS encoding nuclear transport factor 2 family protein: MTDATVAITDLLHKYYDALVRCDTALLAEVFHPEAHYFTASDGSLLHLDMPTYFPIVAGRTSPESTGEACSYHIDRIEQIGPVTAVARMRSTMMHKHFDDILSLICIDGQWRIIAKVFHFDPVPTAGAR, encoded by the coding sequence ATGACCGACGCCACCGTCGCCATCACCGACCTGCTGCACAAGTACTACGACGCCCTGGTGCGCTGCGACACCGCGCTGCTGGCCGAGGTGTTCCATCCCGAGGCGCACTACTTCACCGCCAGCGACGGCTCGCTGCTGCACCTCGACATGCCCACCTACTTCCCCATCGTGGCCGGACGCACCTCGCCCGAAAGCACCGGCGAGGCCTGCAGCTACCACATCGATCGCATCGAGCAGATCGGCCCGGTCACCGCCGTGGCGCGCATGCGCAGCACCATGATGCACAAGCATTTCGACGACATCCTCAGCCTCATCTGCATCGACGGCCAATGGCGCATCATCGCCAAGGTCTTCCACTTCGACCCCGTTCCCACCGCCGGAGCCCGCTGA
- a CDS encoding flagellar motor protein MotA, whose amino-acid sequence MQPKAFTRPVHATTWMSLFLALVAVLAAFLAPQLEHAFRANALFNGVIIAVLLVGIAVNLRQVWRLQREVLWIEAFEPRSERISTEGRPVLLAPMARLLTSRDGGRFHLSPASMRSILDSVQIRLEEQRDLSRYLIGLLIFLGLLGTFWGLLATIRSVGDIIGGMSVGTDPVAMFDTLKTRLDAPLSGMATSFSTSLFGLAGSLVVGFLDLQSGHAQNRFYNELEEWLSSITRLPSAGVGGDGDGSVPAYVVALLEQTAEGLERMQRASVEAERDRRATGEQLGELNTQLTRLADLISRESRDFTALASSQDDLAGLVRHLAHQPNQSAQFSDELRAELRLLSRTIAAALDGRRAD is encoded by the coding sequence ATGCAACCCAAAGCGTTCACCCGGCCCGTCCACGCCACCACCTGGATGAGCCTGTTCCTGGCCCTGGTGGCCGTGCTGGCCGCCTTCCTGGCCCCGCAACTCGAACACGCCTTCCGGGCCAATGCGCTGTTCAACGGCGTGATCATTGCCGTGCTGCTCGTCGGCATCGCCGTCAACCTGCGCCAGGTGTGGCGCCTGCAGCGCGAGGTGCTGTGGATCGAAGCCTTCGAGCCCCGCAGCGAGCGCATCAGCACCGAGGGCCGCCCGGTGCTGCTCGCCCCCATGGCCCGCCTGCTCACCAGCCGCGACGGCGGCCGCTTCCACCTCTCGCCGGCCTCGATGCGCAGCATCCTCGACAGCGTGCAGATCCGCCTCGAAGAGCAGCGCGACCTCTCCCGCTACCTGATCGGCCTGCTCATCTTCCTCGGCCTGCTCGGCACCTTCTGGGGCCTGCTCGCCACCATCCGCTCGGTCGGTGACATCATCGGCGGCATGAGCGTGGGCACCGACCCGGTCGCCATGTTCGACACCCTCAAGACCCGGCTCGACGCCCCGCTGTCGGGCATGGCCACCAGCTTTTCCACCTCGCTCTTCGGTCTGGCCGGCTCGCTGGTGGTCGGCTTTCTCGACCTGCAGTCGGGCCATGCGCAGAACCGCTTCTACAACGAGCTCGAAGAATGGCTCTCGAGCATCACCCGCCTGCCCTCGGCCGGCGTCGGCGGCGATGGTGACGGCAGCGTGCCGGCCTATGTCGTGGCCCTGCTCGAACAGACCGCCGAAGGCCTCGAACGCATGCAGCGCGCCTCGGTCGAGGCCGAGCGCGACCGCCGTGCCACCGGCGAACAGCTCGGTGAGCTGAACACCCAGCTCACCCGCCTGGCCGACCTCATCTCGCGCGAATCGCGCGACTTCACCGCCCTGGCCAGTTCGCAGGACGACCTCGCCGGCCTGGTGCGCCACCTCGCCCACCAGCCCAACCAGAGTGCGCAGTTCTCCGACGAGCTGCGCGCCGAGTTGCGCCTGCTCTCGCGCACCATCGCCGCCGCGCTCGACGGGCGCCGGGCGGACTGA
- a CDS encoding rhomboid family intramembrane serine protease, translating to MPELKVLRGGAVAFFATEQSPLARNRKHIWLGLVLGTLLSAFLSRDSPGGLWAVVLVGLLIGLWTEVGVRRQLKFGQALATLTDEAIEAPRLSAADKRLRWCDIDHIEVAPGHGGRAIVFVLKPGLASNRRAFLTGSRPSRPMLALSLFAPADQERLLDEARRLHRLANTGKADGLPVSNELAEERVFHERLVALAPVPWLTYGLIAANVLVWLLMLGEGSMLTTTPVPTLLDWGGNAASEVQKGQWWRMASAMFVHGGLVHLAANMFGLYAAGTLVERIYGAAPFALLYCGAGLAGSALSLHFAAQSAVSVGASGAVFGVAGALMVAVAQHRRALPQFFRTQMLGGVGFYVVYSLMQGFGTQGIDNAAHVGGLLGGALVAAVLPERFDLTRYAAAIGPRSVVAAAVAGVLIVGMVATAPVATLDQGRMIRTDKTLQVLFRLFDKTVAAMVADGEAVTAGRMSLIEADERSRTVHAPAFRDLLVQLDAADLGRNDPRAPFVEDLRQLTALFAESLAMASVVDVERGQVTPADPARMDKIQRDIEIVNQRLKDYAAKVRPAR from the coding sequence ATGCCTGAATTGAAAGTCCTGAGAGGTGGTGCCGTCGCATTCTTTGCCACGGAGCAAAGCCCTCTGGCCAGGAATCGCAAGCACATCTGGCTTGGCCTGGTCTTGGGGACACTGCTTTCCGCCTTCCTCAGCCGGGACAGCCCGGGAGGGCTTTGGGCGGTTGTTCTGGTGGGGCTGCTCATCGGGCTGTGGACCGAAGTCGGCGTTCGCCGACAACTCAAGTTCGGACAGGCGTTGGCGACACTGACCGATGAGGCGATCGAGGCGCCGAGGCTGTCAGCGGCAGACAAGCGGCTACGGTGGTGCGACATCGACCATATCGAGGTGGCGCCGGGCCATGGCGGGCGTGCGATCGTGTTTGTGTTGAAGCCCGGGCTGGCGTCGAACCGCCGCGCGTTCCTGACGGGAAGCCGGCCGTCGCGGCCGATGCTTGCCTTGTCACTGTTCGCGCCCGCGGACCAGGAGCGCTTGCTCGATGAGGCACGCCGCCTGCACCGACTCGCCAACACGGGCAAAGCCGACGGATTGCCGGTCAGCAACGAGCTTGCAGAAGAGCGTGTTTTTCACGAGAGGCTGGTCGCCCTTGCCCCGGTGCCGTGGCTCACCTACGGCCTGATAGCGGCGAACGTGCTGGTCTGGCTGCTCATGCTCGGGGAGGGCAGCATGCTGACCACCACGCCGGTACCAACCCTCCTGGACTGGGGCGGAAACGCCGCGTCGGAGGTGCAGAAGGGGCAATGGTGGCGGATGGCGAGCGCCATGTTCGTGCACGGCGGGCTGGTGCATCTGGCCGCCAATATGTTCGGCCTGTATGCGGCGGGCACCTTGGTCGAGCGCATCTATGGCGCCGCGCCGTTTGCGTTGCTGTATTGCGGTGCCGGCCTGGCCGGGAGCGCATTGAGCCTGCACTTTGCTGCCCAGAGCGCGGTGTCGGTCGGTGCCTCCGGCGCGGTGTTTGGTGTTGCTGGGGCGTTGATGGTCGCGGTTGCCCAGCACCGGCGAGCACTTCCGCAGTTCTTCCGAACGCAGATGCTCGGCGGGGTCGGCTTCTATGTGGTGTACTCGCTCATGCAAGGCTTCGGGACGCAGGGTATCGACAATGCCGCGCATGTCGGCGGCCTGCTCGGTGGCGCCTTGGTCGCCGCCGTATTGCCCGAGCGCTTCGACCTGACCCGTTATGCAGCGGCAATCGGCCCACGATCGGTCGTCGCCGCTGCTGTTGCGGGCGTGCTGATCGTCGGGATGGTGGCGACGGCACCTGTAGCAACGCTGGACCAAGGGCGCATGATCCGCACCGACAAGACACTCCAGGTGCTGTTCCGGCTGTTCGACAAGACCGTGGCGGCCATGGTGGCTGATGGTGAGGCGGTAACGGCCGGCCGAATGTCGCTGATCGAGGCGGATGAGCGCAGCCGCACCGTGCATGCGCCAGCGTTTCGCGACTTGCTTGTACAGCTCGATGCAGCCGATCTCGGGCGTAACGATCCGCGCGCCCCGTTCGTGGAGGACTTGCGTCAACTGACGGCACTGTTTGCCGAGAGTCTGGCCATGGCGTCGGTTGTTGATGTCGAGCGTGGGCAGGTGACACCGGCCGATCCGGCACGAATGGATAAGATCCAGCGCGACATCGAAATCGTCAATCAGCGGCTCAAGGACTATGCGGCGAAAGTCCGTCCGGCGCGATGA
- a CDS encoding uracil-DNA glycosylase family protein, which translates to MPTLDAFLADVRACTRCAAHLPHGVRPVFQFHPRAPILIAGQAPGARVHASGVPFDDPSGDRLRAWLGVDRDTFYDATKIAILPMGFCYPGTGKSGDLPPRPECAPTWRDAFMQRFERLSLVIVLGQYAMDYHLGTGKTPLTRVVEQWRDHWPQALPLPHPSPRNNRWLVRNPWFEQDVLPVLQARVQAVLTANPKETP; encoded by the coding sequence ATGCCGACACTCGATGCATTCCTTGCCGATGTCCGCGCCTGCACGCGCTGCGCGGCGCATCTGCCACACGGCGTACGCCCGGTGTTCCAGTTCCATCCCCGCGCGCCGATCCTGATCGCCGGCCAGGCGCCCGGCGCCCGCGTCCATGCCTCCGGCGTGCCCTTCGACGACCCCAGCGGCGACCGTCTGCGCGCCTGGCTGGGTGTGGATCGCGACACCTTCTACGACGCGACGAAGATCGCCATCCTGCCGATGGGCTTTTGCTACCCCGGCACCGGCAAAAGCGGCGACCTGCCACCCCGCCCCGAATGCGCCCCCACCTGGCGCGATGCCTTCATGCAGCGCTTCGAGCGGCTGTCGCTGGTCATCGTGCTGGGCCAATACGCCATGGACTACCACCTCGGCACCGGCAAGACCCCGCTCACCCGCGTGGTCGAGCAGTGGCGCGATCACTGGCCGCAGGCGCTGCCGCTACCGCACCCCAGCCCGCGCAACAACCGCTGGCTGGTGCGCAACCCCTGGTTCGAACAAGACGTGCTGCCCGTTCTGCAAGCACGCGTCCAGGCAGTACTCACCGCCAACCCCAAGGAAACCCCATGA
- a CDS encoding TetR/AcrR family transcriptional regulator has translation MGRHKTEPAAEANRRAEVLRGAARLFVEKGFEATTTRDIAEAAGMRSGSPFYHFRSKLDLLKAVILEGLANSDARQQAAIAGVADPLERLRILVRTHLASLHEFDCDSPLLIGETRALDAAAKRDIAAAFDAYQIPWQATLDALAAAGQLASAAPPVRLWLFGMLNWSTHWYRPDGTMTLDALADSAVATLLGGAPPAHGSAA, from the coding sequence ATGGGACGCCACAAGACCGAACCGGCCGCCGAGGCCAACCGCCGCGCCGAGGTGCTGCGCGGCGCCGCCCGCCTGTTTGTGGAAAAAGGCTTCGAGGCCACCACCACGCGCGACATTGCCGAAGCCGCCGGCATGCGCTCGGGCAGCCCCTTCTACCATTTCAGAAGCAAGCTCGACCTGCTCAAGGCGGTGATCCTCGAAGGGCTGGCCAACAGCGACGCCCGTCAGCAGGCCGCCATCGCCGGCGTGGCCGATCCGCTCGAACGCCTGCGGATACTGGTGCGCACCCACCTGGCCAGCCTGCATGAATTCGACTGCGACTCGCCCTTGCTGATCGGCGAAACCCGCGCGCTCGACGCGGCCGCCAAGCGCGACATCGCCGCGGCGTTCGATGCCTATCAGATCCCCTGGCAGGCCACGCTGGATGCACTCGCCGCGGCCGGGCAGCTCGCCAGCGCGGCGCCGCCGGTGCGGCTGTGGCTGTTTGGCATGCTCAACTGGAGTACCCACTGGTACCGGCCCGACGGCACCATGACGCTCGATGCGCTGGCCGACAGCGCGGTGGCGACGCTGCTGGGCGGGGCGCCGCCGGCGCACGGCAGCGCCGCTTAA
- a CDS encoding AraC family transcriptional regulator, translating to MADRLAGLLQHYTLSARVFHSGAFCGQHHYAAPHGYVHLVRRGPITARSSVHADVLVTEPSLLFYPRVASHRFIAAPGETADLLCAEVDLGASAGNPLAMALPSMLLIPLADLPGLGPTLALLFAEAEREQCGRQAAIDRLCELLLIQLLRFLMDRSAAQTGLLAGLADPKLARAITAMHDAPQTPWSLEALAAQAGMSRARFAAAFKDTVGVTPGDYLADWRMNVSCTLLKQGRPVSVVADRVGYGSPNALARAFRARMGCAPREWLAQVRGEVALSDSSA from the coding sequence ATGGCGGATCGCCTGGCCGGACTGCTGCAGCACTACACCCTGTCGGCGCGGGTGTTTCACAGTGGCGCCTTCTGTGGCCAGCACCATTACGCGGCGCCGCATGGCTATGTGCATCTGGTACGACGCGGGCCGATCACGGCGCGCTCATCGGTGCACGCGGATGTGCTGGTCACCGAACCGAGCCTGCTGTTCTACCCCCGGGTGGCCTCGCATCGCTTCATCGCGGCGCCCGGCGAGACGGCCGATCTGTTGTGCGCCGAGGTCGATCTGGGTGCCTCGGCAGGCAATCCGCTGGCCATGGCCTTGCCGTCGATGCTGTTGATCCCGCTGGCGGACCTGCCCGGCCTGGGGCCCACGCTGGCGTTGCTGTTTGCCGAGGCCGAGCGCGAGCAGTGCGGCCGGCAGGCGGCCATCGACCGGTTGTGCGAGCTGTTGCTGATCCAGCTGCTGCGCTTTTTGATGGACCGCAGCGCGGCGCAAACCGGGCTGCTCGCCGGCCTGGCCGACCCGAAGCTGGCGCGGGCCATCACCGCCATGCATGACGCGCCACAGACGCCGTGGTCGCTTGAGGCGCTGGCGGCGCAGGCCGGCATGTCGCGCGCGCGCTTTGCGGCGGCGTTCAAGGACACGGTGGGGGTGACGCCGGGTGACTACCTGGCCGACTGGCGCATGAATGTGAGTTGCACCTTGCTCAAGCAGGGCCGGCCGGTGTCGGTGGTGGCCGACCGCGTCGGCTACGGCAGCCCGAATGCGCTGGCGCGGGCCTTTCGCGCGCGCATGGGCTGCGCGCCGCGCGAGTGGCTGGCGCAGGTGCGCGGCGAGGTGGCGCTCAGCGACTCGTCAGCTTGA
- a CDS encoding NADPH-dependent 2,4-dienoyl-CoA reductase: protein MNAPAAHPYPHLLEPLDLGFTTLRNRTLMGSMHTGLEEEKNGFERMAAFYAERARGGAGLIVTGGYAPNLAGRVYHFGSQLSFSWQAKKHRVVTDAVHAEGGKIALQILHTGRYGYHPLCVAPSAIRAPINRFKPRALTGWGIRRTIAAYAKCAKLAQDAGYDGVEIMGSEGYLINQFIAPQTNHRTDEWGGSFENRIRFAVETVRATRARVGPNFIIIFRLSMLDLVEGGSSWDEVVALAKAIEAAGATIINTGIGWHEARIPTIATMVPRAGFAWVTQRLKGEVTIPLITTNRINTPEVAEDVLASGCADMVSMARPFLADADFVNKAAANKSDEINTCIACNQACLDHIFNGKLTSCLVNPRACHETELIIQPATVRKKVAVVGAGPAGMACATTAAERGHAVTLFDAAERIGGQFNIAKQIPGKEDFNETLRYFGKRIETTGVDLKLNTRVDADLLKAGGFDHVVLATGITPRKLDIPGADSDKVASYLDIIEGRKTAGASVAIIGAGGIGFDVGEFLTHSHDTRSEAERFNAEWGIDPSYANRGGLTTAADEKAPRQVYLLQRKESKVGNGLAKTTGWIRRTLLKKRGVKMIPGVSYDAITDTGLNITVNGEAKTLPVDTVVVCAGQEPRRDLFAPLEAAGIPVSLIGGADVAAELDAKRAIDQGTRLAAAL from the coding sequence ATGAACGCCCCTGCCGCCCACCCCTACCCCCACTTGCTGGAACCGCTCGACCTGGGCTTCACCACGCTGCGCAACCGCACGCTGATGGGCTCGATGCATACCGGGCTGGAGGAGGAGAAGAACGGGTTCGAGCGCATGGCGGCGTTCTATGCGGAGCGCGCACGTGGCGGGGCGGGGCTGATCGTGACCGGGGGTTACGCGCCGAACCTGGCCGGGCGGGTGTATCACTTCGGTTCGCAATTGAGCTTTTCGTGGCAGGCGAAGAAGCACCGCGTGGTCACCGATGCGGTGCATGCCGAGGGCGGCAAGATTGCGCTGCAGATCCTGCACACCGGGCGCTATGGCTACCACCCGCTGTGCGTGGCGCCCTCTGCCATACGGGCGCCGATCAACCGTTTCAAGCCGCGGGCGCTCACCGGCTGGGGCATCCGCCGCACCATCGCGGCCTACGCCAAGTGCGCGAAGCTGGCGCAGGACGCGGGCTATGACGGCGTGGAGATCATGGGCTCCGAGGGTTACCTGATCAATCAGTTCATCGCGCCGCAGACCAACCACCGTACCGACGAATGGGGCGGCAGCTTCGAGAACCGCATCCGCTTCGCGGTGGAGACGGTGCGCGCCACGCGCGCCAGGGTGGGGCCGAACTTCATCATCATCTTCCGCCTGTCGATGCTCGACCTGGTCGAGGGCGGCAGCAGCTGGGACGAGGTGGTGGCGCTGGCCAAGGCTATCGAGGCGGCCGGGGCGACGATCATCAACACCGGCATCGGCTGGCATGAGGCGCGTATCCCCACCATCGCCACCATGGTGCCGCGCGCCGGCTTTGCGTGGGTCACCCAGCGCCTCAAGGGCGAGGTGACGATCCCGCTCATCACCACCAACCGCATCAACACCCCCGAGGTGGCCGAAGACGTGCTGGCCTCGGGCTGTGCGGACATGGTCTCCATGGCCCGCCCCTTCCTGGCCGATGCGGACTTCGTGAACAAGGCCGCGGCCAACAAGAGCGACGAGATCAACACCTGCATCGCCTGCAACCAGGCCTGCCTGGACCACATCTTCAACGGCAAGCTGACCTCCTGCCTGGTGAACCCGCGTGCCTGTCACGAGACGGAGCTGATCATCCAGCCCGCCACCGTGCGCAAGAAGGTGGCCGTGGTCGGCGCCGGCCCGGCCGGCATGGCCTGCGCCACCACGGCGGCCGAACGCGGCCATGCGGTGACGCTGTTCGACGCGGCCGAGCGCATCGGCGGTCAGTTCAACATTGCCAAACAGATCCCCGGCAAGGAGGACTTCAACGAGACGCTGCGCTACTTCGGCAAGCGCATCGAGACCACCGGCGTCGACCTCAAGCTCAACACCCGCGTGGATGCCGACCTGCTCAAGGCCGGCGGTTTCGACCATGTGGTGCTGGCCACCGGCATCACCCCGCGCAAGCTGGACATCCCCGGCGCCGACAGCGACAAGGTAGCCAGCTACCTGGACATCATCGAGGGCCGCAAGACGGCCGGTGCATCGGTGGCCATCATCGGCGCCGGCGGCATCGGCTTCGACGTGGGCGAGTTCCTCACCCACAGCCATGACACGCGCAGCGAGGCCGAGCGCTTCAACGCCGAGTGGGGCATCGACCCCAGCTACGCCAACCGCGGCGGGCTGACCACTGCGGCAGACGAGAAGGCGCCGCGCCAGGTGTACCTGCTGCAACGCAAGGAATCGAAAGTGGGCAACGGGCTGGCCAAGACCACGGGCTGGATCCGCCGCACCCTGCTGAAAAAGCGCGGGGTGAAGATGATCCCCGGCGTGAGCTACGACGCCATCACCGACACCGGCCTGAACATCACCGTCAATGGTGAAGCCAAGACGCTGCCGGTGGATACCGTCGTGGTCTGCGCCGGCCAGGAACCGCGCCGCGATCTGTTCGCCCCGCTCGAAGCGGCCGGTATTCCCGTGTCGCTCATCGGCGGCGCCGACGTGGCCGCCGAGCTCGATGCCAAGCGTGCCATCGACCAGGGCACCCGTCTGGCCGCGGCGCTGTAA
- a CDS encoding SGNH/GDSL hydrolase family protein, whose amino-acid sequence MNDDNVYWDWRAMQRDGLYPSILAIGDSWFWYPFPGGSLITRLGRLVAKKQHTVLVLGNNGAEAFDYVEGKYRKAVREALRLHGSALSAVFISGGGNDFAGFNDLRPLLNDDCAQATTAAACFRPGTHSGTLDWLMGKMMASYRALIGQIMASTPPGTAVVLHNYDYARPSGRGVFGKKSAWLKPALDDARVPVALQQACINYLIDRFSAELQAMVAIDPARIWRVDSVGTLADKHWANELHPKPAGFRKIATTCWRPVLRQLGLA is encoded by the coding sequence ATGAACGACGACAATGTGTACTGGGACTGGCGCGCCATGCAGCGCGATGGCCTGTACCCCTCCATTCTGGCGATCGGGGACTCCTGGTTCTGGTACCCCTTCCCCGGCGGGTCGCTGATCACCCGCCTCGGCCGCCTGGTCGCCAAAAAGCAGCACACGGTGCTGGTGCTTGGCAACAACGGCGCGGAAGCCTTCGACTATGTCGAGGGCAAGTATCGCAAGGCGGTGCGCGAGGCGCTTCGGCTGCACGGCAGCGCGCTGTCGGCGGTGTTCATCAGCGGCGGCGGCAACGACTTTGCCGGCTTCAACGACCTGCGGCCCTTGCTCAACGATGACTGCGCCCAGGCCACCACCGCGGCGGCCTGCTTCCGTCCCGGCACGCACAGCGGCACGCTGGACTGGTTGATGGGCAAGATGATGGCCAGCTATCGCGCTTTGATCGGCCAGATCATGGCCTCCACCCCGCCGGGGACCGCCGTTGTGCTGCACAACTACGACTATGCCCGACCGAGCGGGCGCGGCGTGTTCGGCAAGAAAAGCGCCTGGCTCAAGCCGGCGCTGGACGACGCCAGGGTGCCGGTCGCCCTGCAGCAAGCCTGCATCAATTACCTGATCGACCGCTTCTCGGCCGAACTGCAGGCGATGGTGGCGATCGACCCCGCGCGCATCTGGCGTGTCGACAGCGTCGGCACGCTCGCCGACAAGCACTGGGCCAACGAACTGCACCCGAAGCCCGCCGGCTTTCGCAAGATCGCCACGACCTGCTGGCGGCCGGTGCTGCGCCAGCTCGGGCTGGCCTGA
- a CDS encoding peptidoglycan -binding protein produces MASLTRRRRGIDFWPGFVDALAALLMVMVFVILIFTIGQFVLTDAVSGRDRALAQLNAELSQLAEQLSLETNARKQASIQLGELSASLASSESARQALDARLQSTEAARAESEAARLASEEDALRLTADIAALQRLKAELEAEAARLASELDSTGTALKEKTELSERSIAQVELLNRQLAALRTQLEQLNAALGAAETAARNKDLEIEELGKKLNVALASRVQQLARYRSEFFGRLREVIGQREDVQIVGDRFVFASEVLFDSASAEVSDAGKTQLARLASTLKGIAGEIPADLPWVLQVDGHTDRRPISTERFPSNWELSTARALSIVKYLRAQGIDPQRLAATGYGEFHPLDPRNTDAAYAKNRRIELKLTSR; encoded by the coding sequence ATGGCCTCGCTCACGCGCCGCCGGCGCGGCATCGACTTCTGGCCCGGCTTTGTCGATGCGCTCGCCGCGCTGCTGATGGTGATGGTGTTCGTGATCCTGATCTTCACCATCGGCCAGTTCGTGCTCACCGACGCCGTGTCGGGCCGCGACCGCGCACTGGCGCAGCTCAACGCCGAGCTGTCGCAACTGGCCGAGCAGCTGAGCCTCGAAACCAATGCCCGCAAGCAGGCCAGCATCCAGCTCGGCGAGCTGTCCGCCTCGCTCGCCAGCAGCGAGTCCGCCCGCCAGGCGCTCGACGCCCGCCTGCAATCGACCGAGGCCGCCCGCGCCGAATCCGAAGCCGCCCGCCTGGCGAGCGAAGAAGACGCCCTGCGCCTGACCGCCGACATCGCCGCCCTGCAACGCCTCAAGGCCGAGCTGGAAGCCGAGGCGGCCCGGCTGGCCAGCGAACTGGACAGCACCGGCACCGCGCTCAAGGAAAAGACCGAACTGTCCGAGCGCTCGATCGCCCAGGTCGAACTGCTCAACCGCCAGCTCGCCGCCCTGCGCACCCAGCTCGAACAGCTCAACGCCGCGCTCGGCGCCGCCGAGACCGCCGCGCGCAACAAGGATCTGGAAATCGAGGAACTCGGCAAGAAGCTCAACGTGGCGCTGGCCAGCCGGGTGCAGCAGCTGGCGCGCTACCGCTCCGAGTTTTTCGGCCGCCTGCGCGAGGTGATCGGCCAGCGCGAGGATGTGCAGATCGTCGGCGACCGCTTCGTGTTCGCCAGCGAGGTGCTCTTCGACAGCGCCTCGGCCGAGGTCAGCGACGCCGGCAAGACCCAGCTCGCCCGCCTGGCCAGCACGCTCAAGGGCATCGCCGGCGAGATCCCGGCCGACCTGCCGTGGGTGTTGCAGGTCGACGGCCACACCGACCGCCGGCCGATCTCGACCGAACGCTTCCCCTCGAACTGGGAGCTGTCCACCGCCCGCGCGCTGTCCATCGTCAAGTATCTGCGCGCCCAGGGCATCGACCCGCAGCGCCTGGCCGCCACCGGCTATGGCGAGTTCCACCCGCTCGACCCACGCAACACCGACGCCGCCTACGCCAAGAACCGGCGCATCGAACTCAAGCTGACGAGTCGCTGA
- a CDS encoding carboxymuconolactone decarboxylase family protein, whose translation MTQIAPLTLDTADTATAATLKAVKAKLGMVPNLFATLAHAPAALNGYLGLSETLGTGRLSAAQREIVALAAGQANRCQYCLSAHTLIGKGAGLSAAAIAAARDGKADNALDNAIAGFTRALVEQRGVVSTDAMAGYRRAGLDDGLILEVIANVALNTLTNYTNHVADTTVDFPVVAV comes from the coding sequence ATGACGCAAATCGCCCCCCTGACCCTCGACACCGCCGACACCGCCACCGCCGCCACGCTCAAAGCCGTCAAGGCCAAGCTCGGCATGGTGCCCAATCTGTTCGCCACGCTGGCCCATGCGCCGGCCGCGCTCAACGGCTACCTCGGCCTGTCCGAAACCCTCGGCACCGGCCGTCTCAGCGCCGCCCAGCGCGAGATCGTTGCCCTCGCCGCCGGCCAGGCCAACCGCTGCCAGTACTGCCTGAGCGCACACACCCTGATCGGCAAGGGCGCCGGTCTGTCGGCTGCGGCCATCGCCGCCGCCCGCGACGGCAAGGCCGATAACGCCCTGGACAACGCCATCGCCGGCTTCACCCGCGCACTGGTCGAGCAGCGCGGCGTGGTCTCGACCGACGCCATGGCCGGCTACCGCCGCGCCGGGCTCGACGACGGCCTGATCCTGGAGGTGATCGCCAACGTCGCCCTGAACACGCTCACCAACTACACCAACCACGTCGCCGACACGACGGTGGACTTCCCGGTGGTCGCAGTCTGA
- a CDS encoding 4-oxalocrotonate tautomerase family protein has protein sequence MPYVNIKITREGGTTAEQKAELIDGVTALLASVLGKNPATTVVVIDEVDLDNWGIGGLPVEAYRRLQR, from the coding sequence ATGCCCTATGTGAACATCAAGATCACCCGCGAAGGCGGCACCACCGCCGAACAGAAAGCCGAACTCATCGACGGCGTCACCGCCCTGCTCGCCAGCGTTCTCGGCAAGAACCCGGCCACCACCGTGGTGGTCATCGACGAGGTAGACCTCGACAACTGGGGCATCGGCGGCCTGCCGGTAGAGGCGTACCGGAGGTTGCAGCGCTAA